A genomic region of Gossypium hirsutum isolate 1008001.06 chromosome D01, Gossypium_hirsutum_v2.1, whole genome shotgun sequence contains the following coding sequences:
- the LOC107921303 gene encoding glycosyl hydrolase 5 family protein: MGSFISSSILLLFLLFPTIIQHAKPAMSLPLSTNSRWIVDEEGQRVKLACVNWVSHLEPVVAEGLSKQPMDMIAKRIVTMGFNCVRFTWPLFLITNDSLASLTVRQSFQRLGLLESIAGIQSNNPSIIDVSLIKAYQAVVSSLGKNDVMVILDNHLSKPGWCCSNFDGNGFFGDQYFNPDLWITGLTRMATLFNGVTNVVGMSLRNELRGPKQNVNDWYRYMQKGAEAVHSANPDVLVILSGLSYDSDLSFIQNRPVQLSFSGKLVFEVHWYGFSDGQAWVTGNPNQVCGRVAKDMMRRSGFLVDQGYPLFVSEYGVDQRGTNVNDNRYLNCFLGVVAELDLDWALWTLVGSYYLREGVIGLNEYYGVLNYNWCETRNSSFIERISALQSPFRGPGLSETKLHKVIFHPSTGLCVIRKSFLDPLRLGPCADSESWSYSSDKTLVVKGTYFCLQADESGTLAKLGIFCSDSNSKWEMIADSKMHLSSKLRNGKSICLDVDSSNAIVTNSCKCISKDNTCDPASQWFKLVDSTRSRSEEQSFLHFDSIFDLPGKGFLSNLMVGSI, translated from the exons ATGGGAAGCTTCATTTCATCATCTATTCTCCTTCTCTTCCTATTATTTCCCACCATCATTCAACATGCCAAGCCGGCCATGTCTCTCCCTTTGTCAACGAATTCACGTTGGATCGTGGACGAGGAAGGGCAGCGTGTGAAGCTAGCATGCGTGAACTGGGTGTCACACCTCGAACCAGTGGTTGCAGAAGGGCTGAGCAAGCAGCCAATGGATATGATCGCCAAACGGATTGTGACAATGGGGTTCAATTGCGTTAGGTTCACTTGGCCACTGTTTCTGATCACCAATGACTCTTTAGCCTCTCTCACCGTTAGACAATCGTTTCAAAGACTTGGTCTGCTTGAATCCATCGCTGGAATCCAATCCAACAACCCTTCCATCATCGACGTTTCCCTCATCAAAGCTTACCAG GCAGTGGTGTCTAGCCTTGGAAAGAACGATGTAATGGTCATACTTGACAATCACTTAAGCAAGCCCGGTTGGTGTTGCAGTAACTTCGATGGCAATGGTTTCTTCGGTGATCAGTACTTCAACCCTGATCTATGGATCACTGGGCTGACTCGGATGGCCACCCTATTCAATGGTGTCACCAATGTGGTTGGCATGAGCTTGAGAAATGAGCTCAGAGGCCCCAAACAAAACGTAAATGATTGGTACAG GTACATGCAGAAAGGAGCGGAGGCAGTTCACTCAGCAAACCCAGATGTTCTAGTTATACTTTCTGGGTTGAGTTACGACAGTGACCTGTCATTCATCCAAAATCGACCAGTACAGCTCAGTTTTAGTGGGAAACTAGTATTTGAGGTGCACTGGTATGGCTTTTCGGATGGGCAGGCATGGGTAACTGGTAACCCGAACCAAGTGTGTGGCAGAGTGGCGAAAGACATGATGAGGAGATCAGGGTTTTTGGTGGATCAAGGATATCCCTTGTTTGTGAGCGAGTATGGGGTGGACCAAAGAGGAACCAATGTCAATGACAACAGGTACTTGAACTGCTTCTTAGGCGTAGTAGCTGAGCTTGACCTGGACTGGGCATTGTGGACACTGGTTGGGAGCTATTATCTCAGAGAAGGCGTCATTGGGTTAAACGAGTACTACGGGGTCTTGAACTATAACTGGTGTGAAACCAGGAATTCAAGCTTCATTGAGAGAATTTCAGCTCTCCAGTCTCCTTTCCGTG GTCCAGGTCTATCAGAAACCAAACTGCATAAAGTCATCTTCCATCCCTCAACGGGGCTTTGTGTCATAAGGAAATCATTTCTTGACCCTTTGCGCTTGGGTCCCTGTGCCGACTCTGAATCTTGGAGCTACTCCTCAGACAAGACTTTGGTAGTAAAAGGAACTTATTTCTGCTTACAAGCAGATGAATCCGGGACACTGGCGAAACTCGGTATCTTCTGCAGTGACTCGAATTCAAAATGGGAAATGATAGCTGATTCCAAGATGCACCTCTCATCTAAGCTTAGAAATGGCAAATCCATTTGCCTTGATGTAGACTCCAGCAATGCTATCGTCACAAACAGTTGCAAATGCATAAGTAAAGATAACACATGTGACCCTGCGAGCCAGTGGTTCAAACTCGTGGACAGCACAAGGAGCAGAAGTGAGGAACAATCCTTCTTACATTTTGACTCCATCTTCGACTTGCCTGGAAAGGGTTTCCTCTCGAACCTTATGGTTGGCTcgatataa